The following are encoded together in the Solanum stenotomum isolate F172 unplaced genomic scaffold, ASM1918654v1 scaffold29466, whole genome shotgun sequence genome:
- the LOC125851754 gene encoding uncharacterized protein LOC125851754 has product MFMYGVLAVIALGKLTVENKVGVFRSCGWCDQDILTVFRKQPLCLAMSEARVLRALDVFTRVLGCKPEYLIRNPALLMLSLDKRVIPRNQVLKVLEEKKLNQKVSFSRAMYISEPMFRSEFVLPYKDEIPNLYESYVTCVSR; this is encoded by the coding sequence ATGTTCATGTACGGAGTTCTTGCAGTTATCGCACTAGGTAAGTTAACAGTGGAAAACAAAGTGGGAGTTTTCAGGAGTTGTGGATGGTGTGATCAGGATATATTGACTGTGTTCAGAAAGCAACCCCTTTGTTTGGCTATGTCAGAAGCTAGAGTTCTGCGAGCATTGGACGTTTTCACGAGGGTACTCGGATGCAAACCAGAATACTTGATTAGGAATCCTGCGCTTCTAATGCTTAGCCTGGACAAGAGAGTGATTCCTAGAAATCAAGTACTGAAAGTTTTAGAGGAGAAGAAGCTGAATCAGAAAGTATCTTTTTCTCGAGCTATGTATATATCTGAACCTATGTTTCGTTCAGAATTTGTACTTCCTTACAAGGATGAGATACCTAATCTATATGAGTCATATGTGACATGTGTGAGCCGTTAG